The following coding sequences are from one Triticum aestivum cultivar Chinese Spring chromosome 5A, IWGSC CS RefSeq v2.1, whole genome shotgun sequence window:
- the LOC123104177 gene encoding nuclease SbcCD subunit C, whose amino-acid sequence MAGGSDGPDVSAGGEIWGTLEELLLAFAVCRHGTASWDSVATEVQARCPLAARPRLTPGSCRLRFHQLHRRFSAGGGAEEEEQEEGEVGPEAEAEASAADGWLDELRRLRVAELRREVERCDLSIGTLQSKVELMKEERERSLSSGEAKPEGVTGDENVSSEEPGRSCRESNSTDLKRPGAAAKAAEEAAKEELSGESKESAVSLQCRRRKASADEEADEPLAALLDRVAARFGPVFDQLQESQESESYRGTIRRHVDLEAMRRKLDGAAGYASSAELYRDLLLLCANAAVYLPRHAPDHAAAALNALRLVSAQVSASLREAPAKREPPSGANPPPAPAAGPDSRRAEADIVGPLIQKAAKPLIFCRKRSSIAKAAAAAAVARKEEAAEKRDMEEEAESDGEKKAALAAAAKGKAWGTGTKKTRGPGKNSALSRKKAAAAAEEAAAAAAAADKKDNGDSDGAAAGGLPKKRIAVDFLKRLNQGKSSPPKKRGSPLTKRKRSAPAPEEEEEQPKARRGAGRKNTGRGGSKAGAKASATKKSVGRPQKRGAAPATPPPAKRAKVNRSERSSSSSRRGGRK is encoded by the exons atggcgggcggatcagacggccCCGACGTGTCGGCCGGCGGCGAGATCTGGGGcacgctggaggagctgctgctggCGTTCGCCGTGTGCCGGCACGGCACGGCCAGCTGGGACTCGGTGGCCACGGAGGTGCAGGCGCGGTGCCCGCTCGCCGCCCGCCCCCGCCTCACGCCCGGCAGCTGCCGCCTCCGCTTCCACCAGCTCCACCGACGCTTctccgccggcggcggggcggaggaggaggagcaggaggagggggaggtcggccctgaggccgaggccgaggcctcCGCCGCCGACGGGTGGCTGGACGAGCTCCGGCGCCTCCGCGTCGCCGAGCTCCGGCGCGAGGTCGAGCGATGCGATCTCTCCATCGG GACGTTGCAGAGCAAGGTGGAGCTGATGAAGGAGGAGCGGGAGCGGAGCCTGTCGAGCGGCGAGGCGAAGCCGGAGGGGGTGACCGGCGACGAGAACGTGTCGAGCGAGGAGCCCGGGCGGTCGTGCCGGGAGTCCAACTCCACAGATCTGAAGCGCCCCGgcgccgccgccaaggcggcggaggaggcggccaaggaggAGCTGTCCGGGGAGTCCAAGGAGAGCGCGGTGAGCCTGCAGTGCCGGCGGCGGAAGGCGAGCGCCGACGAGGAGGCCGACGAGCCGCTGGCCGCCCTGCTCGACAGGGTCGCCGCCAGGTTCGGCCCCGTGTTCGACCAGCTACAGGAGAGCCAG GAGAGCGAGTCGTACCGGGGCACGATCAGGCGGCACGTGGACCTGGAGGCCATGCGCCGGAAGCTGGACGGCGCGGCGGGCTACGCCAGCAGCGCCGAGCTCTACCGTGACCTGCTGCTGCTCTGCGCCAACGCCGCCGTCTACCTCCCGCGCCACGCGcccgaccacgccgccgccgcgctcAACGCCCTCCGCCTCGTCTCCGCGCAGGTCTCCGCCTCGCTCCGCGAGGCCCCGGCCAAGCGGGAGCCGCCGAGCGGCGCTAATCCCccaccggcgccggcggcggggccggaCTCGCGGAGGGCCGAGGCCGACATCGTCGGGCCGCTGATCCAGAAGGCTGCCAAGCCGCTCATCTTCTGCCGCAAGAGGAGCTCCATCGCCAAGGCTGCCGCGGCGGCGGCCGtcgcgaggaaggaggaggccgcggAGAAGCGggacatggaggaggaggcggagagcGACGGCGAGAAGAAGGCCGCCCTGGCCGCGGCGGCCAAGGGCAAGGCGTGGGGCACTGGGACGAAGAAGACCCGGGGACCCGGCAAGAACTCCGCTCTGAGCCGCAAGAAGGCGGCGGCAGCTGCGGAGgaagcggctgcggctgcggcggcggctgacAAGAAGGACAACGGGGACTCGGACGGGGCGGCCGCCGGTGGGCTGCCCAAGAAGCGGATCGCCGTGGACTTCCTGAAGCGGCTGAACCAGGGCAAGTCGTCGCCCCCGAAGAAGAGAGGGTCGCCGCTGACGAAGCGGAAGcggtcggcgccggcgccggaggaggaggaggagcagcccaAGGCCAGGAGGGGGGCAGGCAGGAAGAACACCGGCCGCGGTGGCTCCAAGGCAGGAGCCAAGGCTAGCGCGACGAAGAAAAGCGTCGGGCGGCCACAGAAACGGGGCGCTGCTccggcgacgccgccgccggcaAAGAGGGCCAAGGTGAACAGGTCGGAGaggtcctcgtcgtcgtcgaggcgAGGAGGAAGGAAGTAG
- the LOC123104179 gene encoding uncharacterized protein yields MKASIKFRDDDRPLLRAKVPIGVLGLPFLSGVSAGGDSEDLRFDLSTAFPSGPGLRLSYRPNDPLQPFALSIRTGLGVLGSPIRAPLALSAEFNLLSSNPPAFSLLFKPRLGDFSLANSVRSPPVPDSPALPLSHKLSDLTNGDDHDHEGHKEFSLNGNGFAANATAAGNTGGGVGMLLSGMRLTTRSMLPLWNRASLRFQWGLRVPPELKAALADDGYGRKAGSLAVSKLPLLVMNKITIEQTPRQHPKSEEDKKGKSAPVAQGEEFSLLKRQLEALNDESIMLRHTVEGLRAEIGVNRAISVPSKGDARRMPALSPPLQTTFPVKPDLHGNGKELAAGGPNDASEELKKALEARRK; encoded by the coding sequence ATGAAGGCCTCCATCAAGTTCCGCGACGACGACCGGCCGCTGCTGCGCGCCAAGGTGCCCATCGGCGTGCTTGGGCTGCCGTTCCTCTCCGGCGTCTCGGCCGGCGGCGACTCCGAGGACCTCCGCTTCGACCTCTCCACCGCCTTCCCCTCCGGCCCGGGGCTCCGCCTGTCCTACCGCCCCAACGACCCGCTCCAGCCCTTCGCGCTCTCCATCCGCACGGGCCTCGGCGTGCTCGGCTCCCCCATCCGCGCCCCCTTGGCGCTCTCCGCCGAGTTCAACCTCCTCTCCTCCAACCCGCCCGCCTTCTCGCTCCTCTTCAAGCCCCGGCTCGGCGACTTCTCCCTCGCCAACTCCGTCCGCTCGCCGCCCGTCCCCGACTCCCCCGCGCTGCCGCTGTCCCACAAGCTGTCCGACCTCACCAACGGCGACGACCACGACCATGAGGGCCACAAGGAGTTCTCCCTCAACGGGAACGGGTTCGCGGCGAACGCCACGGCCGCCGGGAACACCGGCGGAGGGGTGGGCATGCTGCTGTCCGGGATGCGCCTCACCACCAGGAGCATGCTGCCGCTGTGGAACAGGGCGAGTCTGAGGTTCCAGTGGGGGCTGCGTGTGCCACCAGAGCTGAAGGCCGCGCTCGCAGACGATGGATATGGGCGGAAGGCGGGAAGCCTGGCTGTCAGCAAGCTGCCGCTGCTCGTCATGAACAAGATCACTATTGAACAGACACCACGCCAGCATCCGAAGTCTGAAGAGGACAAGAAGGGGAAGAGCGCGCCTGTAGCCCAGGGAGAGGAATTCTCATTGCTGAAGAGGCAGCTGGAGGCCCTGAACGATGAGAGCATCATGCTGCGGCACACTGTGGAGGGCCTGCGTGCTGAGATTGGGGTCAACCGAGCTATCTCAGTTCCCAGCAAAGGCGATGCTCGAAGGATGCCGGCATTGTCGCCGCCTCTGCAGACTACTTTCCCTGTGAAGCCTGATCTCCATGGAAATGGGAAGGAGCTGGCGGCCGGTGGACCGAATGATGCGAGCGAGGAGCTGAAGAAGGCACTCGAGGCCCGGAGGAAGTGA